The DNA sequence TAAGAACCATGGTACAAATCAAATTAactagtttatatatatatatatataaagtcacTATAAAGTTTGGTAATTAAATTTACTTACTAAGATGGGAGTACGGATGATGACCAAATCAGTTGGCCACAAAACTTGGTAACCAATTGCAGCCCCAACAGTAGTAGTTTGTCTAGGAATAGGAATGGGAAGGGGTGCACTTGAATCATAAGGAGCATCAACAACTACTAAATAGTTGGGACCACATTCAAGTATAATTGTTCCACCTGCCACTATATTTTCCTTGGTGCCTATGGCCAGCTCACATTTTCTAACCTACAAAACTCAATTCACAGTAATCACTTCAATATTAGTGGGTTTATACAAAACTAACGTAAATGCATTATCATCATCAATCACCTTATAGCTCCTATTACAATGATAAATGCAATTTCATTTACATTCAATTGCAACAAACTTGCATGATAACATTTCAGTCCATTGCATATAACTCAACCCATAATTtagacatattctattatatgtTGCCACATCAAAGAAGACCATATATGTTGCCACCAACATTTGAAGTCaattcaaacaacaaaattaaattaaattatttctcgTATTAGAGGAAACTTTGTCATCAAATTAGCTTAACTGAATAAATACCTTCTTCTGTGGTTCTATTGATTCTGGTGGGGTCACATCTTCAACTTTACGGATTGGCTTATCCACTGCTTCTGGTAGGAGAAGTTGTTTTTGCTTCATGTTTGAACTGCTAACATCAGATTGTGGAGTAACAGCTCCTACTTGAGATAGTTTTGCTAGCACTTCTGCCTGAAATATTCTTTGTTCTTCTTTAGATGCTGCTATGAAATCCCTGACAGCACGATCTGCAGCACTATTGAAATATTGGCGAGGTGTGTAGTGCTTCCCTTTGGCCCTAACTCGACCACTATACTCAGGAGTACCCAATGCTTCCACAAGTATATCATTACTTCCACTAACACTTCTACCATTCTCTTGAGACTCATTCAATAGCTtgtccttaaaaaatattaattataaagttAAATTGCAAATTTGTTATTgtaaataacttattataaatatatgtaattaaaattgaaaaatattcacTTACTATTTTCTCAATTACTGGTATGGCCACTTCATCAAAGGTGCCgtcctttttttcccttgctTTCTTCCACAATATGCTTCGATCAATAGTTTCAGTTGATCCACTTGCAACCATCTTTCAAAATAGGACaatgtataatataattatcatataacCCTATTATGTAttatgcataaaataaataaaaaacaattaataggCTTACACTTACTATTTCTTCCTTAAGACCGGCATATCCTTTCCTACTTAGATGGTGATTATAAatgtttctctttcttctttctttttgaatttctcGATATtcctataaattaaaattttataattaatgaatgtgaataagaggtATGTAAAGAGTCTTAATTATACCTTAAAGTTGTCATAAATCTATCTTTGACAAATATTGTCCAATCTTCATCCTCAATAAAAGTATATTGAATTGGTGGTCTTTTGAGGAGCTCCGGTTGGTCTTCGAAAGGAAGAATGTACTTCACTGTTAGCAAGTTCTTAAAGGACCGAAAGCATTTTCCCATTGTTAACATACAATTCCTCCTGCTTTTATGATTTAATGAAAAAACAGTCTGCACATTAATACCAAACTTTAGTAATTTCAAGAGGTTAAGAATGATAGACATTTTGCATCAAAGtgatttaaataagaaatggtTACCTCAATGTTGTCCCATAACTTATCCTTCAACTGTTTAGGTACAACATGCCAAGTTTTATATCTTATTAGCACCATAGTGCGTGCTAACATGCCTAAGTAGCTTGTTAGATGAACTACTGATTCTCCTATGAAAATGCCATCAAGATTGTACTTAACTGGCAACTTAACCCCCTTGCTTctgttttttataatcatatgCTTCCGTGTCATCCCTCTGTACTTCCTTTTTATGGgtttttctccttcctttgTCTCCattcttgtaacaaaaaataaaaaataaaaaatgataaagattagttaaaattatattgcatATAACCTAGTCAAAgaataattgtaaaacataatttttcaaagaaacaaaTCCATAATCATTGCACAATGAAATACAATAGATCATGAATTCAATAGATCTTTTTAGAATTGTTCATCATATAACAAGGATAACACTTCATTTAAACTTTGGAAAACACAACATGcatattgataataaaaattttcataatttttttactcaCAAACATAACTAATTTAGTATCTTCCATGCACAATTTAGGGAAAAGGTTTTAGTAAATATGTTATTGGGAGATGTTAAAGAATGGTCAATATTTtgtgcaaaaaaataaagaaaggataaaaattacCTATTTTGTGGCTGTTGCAACCCATTTCATGGCCTTGATTCATACATTAGCATTAAAATACAGCTACATAGAGGATTTGTTCTCAATCCAAATCCCCTCACAATCGCCTCGCATACATGTTGCATCTGAGTCATCCATTACATCAAACGCTTCAATTTGTGGCAATGCTCCTATAAAGGGATGGTGTTCaataaaattgtcaacaaaGTCTTCACCTCCTTCCATATCCAAGAAATCTTTTTGAGAAGTTGACAAAACAACCGACCATCTTGGATCAAGTTGGTCTTGCACATAAAATACTTGCTTAGCTTGGGatgccaaaatgaaaggatCTGATTTATGAGCAATTTTGTTAAAGTCAACTAATGTAAAGCCAAGATCATCAACTTTTATGCCATTTTTATTATCAacccaatcacacttgaaaacCGGTATCCGAAACATGGTATAATCAAGGTCCCAGATCTCGGTAATAATGCCATAGAAACAAAGCTCACCAAACACTGGATTTTGATCATTTGCACTTGCGATTTGCATTGTTGAAGCTACAATACTAACTCCACTATTTTGGGTAGCTCGTAAGTCATCTCGTTCCTTGGTATGGTATCGACACCCATTAATGACATATCCATGATATTTAGAGACATAATGGCTAGGACCATGAGCTATCCACTTAAGGGTTTCAAATATAGGTTCATTATTACCAATTGCAGCTTCAAtctgtaattataaataatagttaTTATGTATGTTAAACATTAGTAAAAAGAATACTTCACATTTTAACACCATTCCAATACCTTTTTTCTCAACCAATAAGTAAAAGTCCGCAGGTGTTCATCCTGGAGCCACTTTTGTCTTTTTGATTGATgaagatttttcaatttcaaccatTCCATGAGCTCTCTATgtaattatttataagaaattcaaagttaatgtcttaaagttattttaagtattagacACAAATATTAAGTGTTAGTGGTTCTTACTCAATATAAGGTTGAACAATAGTTGTATTCTCTAAAACATAATGATGTGCATGTAACCACAAATTGGAATCAATTTTCACAACTTGACCTCTAGGTATTGGTGCCCCAACTTTGTGGTTAATGTTTGCACTAATAGGAATCCCAATCGCATCTACATTTGATAAATACTCTGTACAAAATTCAATAGCTTCCTCTGCAATATAGCATTCAGCGATACAACCTTCGGGCCGATTACGGTTTCGTACATAccctttcaaaactttcatgaatctttcaaatgggtacatccaCCTTAGGTAAACTGGTCCACAAAGTCTCACCTCCCTTACAAGATGTACAGTAAGATGAaacatgatatcaaagaagGAAGGTGGAAAGTACTTCTCAAGTAAGCATAATGTCACCACCAAATCATTTTGTAACTTATCCAGTGCAGACACATCAACCACTTTGCTACATagagcattgaaaaaaaaaactcaatctgCAAATAGCATGCCTTACATGCTTTGGCAAAAGGGATCGTAATGACATTGGCAATAACTGTTGCATTAATGTATGATAGTCATGCGATTTAAGACCATAAAGCTTCAAGTCTTCCATTGACACAAGGTTTCTCATGTTAGAGCAATAACCTTCAGGAACCTTTAATTGTGATAAAGTTTGACAAAAAACCTTTTTCTCCACTTTAGATAACGTATAACATGCAGGTGGGAGATAAGTTCGATTTGATTCAAACCTTGGCCCCAATTCACACCTTAAGCCCATCTCTAGCAGGTCTAGGCGAGAATTAAGTCCATCTTTTGTCTTACCTGGAATGTTGAGTAAGGTACCAATGATGCTTTCACAAACATTCTTCTCTATGTGCATTACATCCAAGCTATGACGAACATGTAGGTATTTCCAATACTCAAGATCAAAGAATATGGACttatttttccaacaatttGTAGTATTGACATTCAACATGCCTcgggagtttttattttttccccatGAATTAGAAATGACATCAATTTTCCTTAGGATTTCCTCTCCACTCAATGGTTGCGGAGGTGAGCTAAACTCTTGTTTACCATTAAATGCCttcttttgtttcctaaaaGGATGGTTGCAAGGAAGAAATCTTCTATGACCTGTATATGAGTTCTTTTTCCCATGCTTCAATCTGTGAGAGAATGTATCTTCCCCACATATGGGACATGCAAAATATCCTTTAACTACACAACCAGATAAGTTTCCATATGCAGGAAAATCATTGATTGTCCATAGTAGAACAACTCTTAATGTAAAGACCTCTTGCTGATGCACATCATAACATTCAACCCCTACATCCCACAACATTTTTAAGTCATCTAATAATGGTGCTAAATAAACATCAATGTCATTTCCAGGTTGTCGTGGACCTGATATTAATAAAGATAACATCATAAACTTCATTTTCATGCATAACCAAGGAGGAAGGTTGTAAATGACCATTATAATAGGCCAACAACTATGTCTACTGCTCATTGAACTATGAGGATTTATACCATCTGCTGAAATGGCAAGCCTAAGGTTTCTAGGTTCTGAAGCAAAATCAGGCCATCTGTGATCAACTAGCTTCCATGACGGGGAGTCAGATGGATGACGCATTTTACTatcaaattctctttcttgaGCATGCCATATGAGgtattttgcaatttttgggGACTGAAACaatcttctaaatcttggaaTAGGAAGAAAATACCACATTACTTTTGCAGGGACTCCCTTCCTCTTTTTAGTACCTGTTCCATCTAACTTCCACCTTGAAGTTCCACAAGTAGGACAAGAAGTTGCATTCTTCAACTCATTTCTATACAATATGCAATCATTGGGACATGcatgtattttctcatattccatTCCCAAtgtattcaatgtttttttttgcttcatacatAGACAGAGGCAACTCATTGTTTAGAGGCAACATATCTCCAAGAATACTTAAAAGCTCTGAAAAGCTTTTATCAGACCATCCATATCGTGCTTTCAAGTTGTATAATTTGACCAATGTAGATAACTTTGTAAAGTTTCTACAACCAGGATATAAAGGTTTTTGAGCATTTTCAAGTAATGTTTCAAACAATTTTGGGTCATTCTTATGATCATCATATGCAACTTGAACCATTTCTATTGTACTATCCACATCGTTAAATTCAACTGTATGATGCCATTCTGCCCTACTAGTTGGTGGTCCACTTGGAGCAGCGTCTCTATGCCAATACCATGTATGGTAACTCTGATCAATTCCATAGAAGAATAAatgttctctaattttttgagGAGTGTGGAATATCGTATTACCACACTGAAGGCATGGACATTTAATGGAGTTTTTATACGTGGAATATTGTAATGCAAATGCGATAAAGCTTTCTACCCCATCTGCATAATCCTTTGATCTCCTATCCTTTGACATCCAAGAACGATCCATTTGATGTACAAGAGATAAACACAACTCCTAGATACCACCAACAActaaagttattaataaaatcctATTAATAGGcttaaaatatataatctaccaaattaaaatttcccaCATTGTCACAAAACTTAGACCAATCCAAAAAACGACAATGTGCAAGTCATCTAACAATAAGCAATATGACAAGAAACATAATTACTATATTAGGTTATTCaatattaacataaaaaatggaTCTTAGTTCATTCATGATGTTTGCTTTATTCATGAATAGGAATGAAAAGCAAGATCTAACTTTTAGTCCTCTCTTATATTATTGAATACaccaagtttgaaaattttaaaaacacataaCCACATGAGACAATGATACCATGAACTAAAACAATTAACGAATGGAACTAAGATTCGAATGAATAGAAGCAAGTGATTTATACATGATTTAGGCATTCTAACATCTCCAACATCCTTAATTAGGTggtggttcctatcccatataggaatacataatccctatCTGTCAATTGCCAATatacttaaattcattttaaagaaatttcggCAGCATTTTCctatagttctccaagtacacaaaatggaTAAGGCACAATATGTGaccttgtccaaatatgcacccagagaacaagaagaaagactaccaaattttctaaaaattgaattaagaacaAGCAATTAACTTCATAGATATCATGTTTTCCTATACTGTCCAACTAGACAATTCAAACATCATTTGCAGAGAAAAGATCTTTATCACATGGAAGACAAATTTAGTAGTTGTCAACTTGAAACTGGCTTAAATATACCCACATTTCACATTTTGACAACTTATTGTCTTAGTATGTAATAAGAGAAACTTCTATCTCACAATGATACTTGAATGGGAATTCTAAGGTTTCATGCATGCATAGttgattaaaactaaaacataaatacttattaaaatattacatctagttatgtattataaattattcatatcaattgCAATGGTgagaataggaaaatattgtttGTAAGCATCACATTTTAGGCCTAAGTTCACAAACTTGCTAAATCCATTAAAGACCCACTACATAAAGTTCATGTTAAAATTGGTTCATCTCCAACCCCCAAAATGATTTATCAAAGTTACTCATTTTTTGGAGtcttgattaattagataattaaTATAGATACatataatttgtattaatataatatcatgatattttttttcattttgtttttaggcTTAGACTTGGGTAGATTTCCCAAGTAAGGCTAAAGTAGAGCTAAGCCGCACCTTGACATGTGTTCTACTTATGTTGGGGGTGACCATTCTAGTTTGTGGTCATAAGTGGGGTGTCAAATCTCAATTAGTTTATTGAATAGATGAACCAAACATGAcgttattattaattagataacatgttgtgtaacccatttaaaaatgaagttgaatagcatCTTTTGTAACATAAGCAATGAAGCTTATGTCAGATTGTGAAGCTTAAATTAGTAGTAAATGTTGCACTTCGCTCGGGATGTCGGGGGTCGAGCTGCCGGTCAGCTCGCGGGGATTGAAAGGGGCAGCGCcccttgaagaatttttttttatttaattcgaAAGCCACATGATTCTGCTCATAGGAAGCAATTATTGAGTTCCATGACACTACAtcccttaataaaaattgttgaaaaacttTCTATGCATTCCAAGAGCCCATATCTCGAAatggcatttcatcaaacaagtTATAGGCAGTACCTACAAATCCATGGAAAGCAAGCTCCTTTCGGCATGAACCATTGTACACAAATGGAACAACACCAGAACCATTTCCAAATCTTCCAGAGAACATAAGAACCAGagaacaaaaacagaggagagacACAACTGAGCCTAAAAAGAGAGGTATAGTATCTTTTTATCGGAGAtgcaaaccaagaaaataactgataataaacaaaaaccaCAACAGATTTACAAGCATTCACACTCAAATCCCAGAAATCAATAGTGAAGAATGTGAATCCATGGGAAAACGAGAACATATGGGCTCGTACCTAACAACTCTCTcttttgggttttttcttttcccttcttttctttcctctgttCCTATGGTTCTTCGACCTTTCCTTCTTGCTTACCTCTTCAACCGAAGACACCTGCCTTTGCTGCCTCTTGTCTCTCCCAACCTACGAATCTAAAAAAACCCTAGCTTTCTCTCATAtctccattcatttcctttctctcaATCCAGCACCCAAATAGTCAAATCAgtggaacatccatgaatgCTATCTTCTTGATTTGGAGTAAGAACTTCATTTTCTCAGTCGAAATTGGCTGGAGCTTCCTGGTTCAGTTAGAGACAGATTTGGTAATGAAACTTGAGTGTGGGCATCAGGTATGGAAAAGGTTTTATtacatttatctattttttttaattgaaaaatgtgagTAATTATAAAATGAACAGAAAATGACGCTTTTAAAAGCGCCAAGGTTGAGGTTCTCCTACAATGGCACTTAAAAAAGCGTTATTATTTGAAATGCATTGTACAATGACGCTTTTAAAAGCGCCAAGGTTGAGGTTCTCCTACAATGGCACTtaaaaaagcgtcattatttgaaattcattgtACAATGACGCTTAAAAAAGCGCTATTATTTAAAAACGTCCTTATTTCTCCCATTAAAGCGCCAAGATAATGCAAGCGTCATTAATAcccatttttgagaataaataatgACACTTTATATAAGCGTCAAGAAAAAAAACgtcataaattacattttttgtagTAGTATACAAAGCATCACATCCATTCTCTGTCATACATAGTGATATGATCATCCTGTGCCAATAACGTCTTAGGTGCTAGATGGTTTGTATCCTTTGTTAATGATCACACTAGAATCACTTGGATATTtatcatgaaagaaaaattaaaagtaggtcctattttaaaaaactttcacTTCATGCttcaaaaaacaattccaagCCAAAGTACAAATCTTTAGGACTGATAATGTTAAATAGTACTTCCATTCCGTACTTGAGGATTATCTTCTAGATAATGGCATAGTGCATCAAAGTTTTTTCATAGACACCCTATAAAAAAATGGGATTGtccaaagaaaaaattgataCCTTCCAAAAGTAGCTCATTCACTTATGTTTACAACTCATGTACCAAAACACTTTTAGGGTTTAGCAATTCTTATCATTGcctattttattaaataggatGCCTtctaaagttttgaaatttcaaactccATGTCAAACACTCACTAAAGTATATCCTCAAAATAgatcacttatttcctcatttccACCCAAAGTTTTTGGTTGGTCAACTTTTGTTCACATTTCTCCACAGAAGCAAAATTTCATCCCAAAGCTATAAGATGTCTATTTCTTGGCTATCTTGGCTAGTTATCATaatccttaattatttttatatgttattagaataaaaaaggaAGTTGTAGAATCTAATTCCATGCAATTCCGAATTCATTTGGACAAGGAAATGAGTAAGAAACCATTAATGGATTTCAGTAAGATATGTTGAGACAATTTTTATGTTTGAGAGTTTTGGTATTATTAGAGTTTGTTTTaggtttataaaatatttaaaatcttctaGACTTATCATATGTTAGATCTAGAGAGTTTCATaatatttggaaattgtttggttggtgagaaaaagCGAGAAAGTGAAGAGCACTACAACATGTGATGTTTTAAGCAATCTAGAACTAATTTAGGTTGAGACTTAATTGATGATCTTTTGATGACCATTTgactcaaaaattaatttgtaagGTTTCTAAACTCATCAACAAACTATTTGACTCAAGTTTCACTTGTATTTGACTCCATTTCCCTTGCCtttcatttttaggaaaatttcatattttagtttGAGTGTTGTCAAATTAAGAAAGAGTTAATAGAACTTGAAACCATAGTTTTCCTTTTATGGAATTTTCAATTCCTTAAGTGCActtacattttcttttgttaggaAAGGATTTGGACTTTGTGGAGCCATCATACTATGAGTtatgttgtatttttttattatgagaattttaatgattagttatgatatatgtgtgtgtgtgtgtttaatTTCTCCAAAGGCATGAGATATATGTTGAATTCTTATTTGGTCAAAATGCATATGGTTTATGTTTGAGTTACAAAAATGAATGTTACTTTactttaaagaaattatttgtgACCATGCATATGTTTACAAACAATGACATTACATATCTTGTTATGATACAATacattgtttgatttttttggacATTAATATTTGATGGACATGATAACACGTACACTTGTGAGGTGTTTTGTGTAGTTTACTCCAAGACTCCACACCAATTATGTAGCAAGGGGAAGGCCTTAAGATGGGATTATGGGTTCTAATACTGAGCTAGAGGATAAAGCCAATAGCAACATAGTACACTTTGTTGTACCCCTAATGGGATGACCAAGAGATGAGCTGTTTGGTATTGTGATTTGAGGTAATGAGACCCCAAAGATCGTATAGATATGGAGATTCAAACATAGTAGGCTTTTTTATAATTGATCAATTGACCAAAGATATGTTTAGACTTATGATTACATGTTTTACATCTTATACATTCTTTAAATGTTATTATGATTATTCTACCCTAATTTCTAATTATCAAATCTATtatagatatgttttaaaatcgTCTTTAATATGGATTAACAATCCTAACACTTTCATATCATGACTATTCATTGAACTATttgttctatattttttttttttgtttttcaggtGAGGGGCCAATAGGTTCAATTGAGGTTTAGTCAGGACTAGAGTCAATCCTCGAGAGTGAACTTCAAGGCCCATAGCCCTTCAACATTATTTACTTATCCTTAGTTTGTGGGTTCCAGTACCATTTCCTTTTTTAGACAATTATTACTTTTGAGTTGTATTCAACTTTAAGGCCTAAACCGCTATTACTCCTATTATGCTTTTGCTTTTATCTTGATTagaatttagttttgttttatcaaaataattttttttttctacattagTTTACTCTTGTTCCTAACCATTTAGTCTAATGGTTTCATTATTGGTTTTTGATTTGTAATGGGATAACTGTCTCTTAGTGGGCCTTTTAGGTAAGCTCACCATATATCTctttttatggaaaatttagaaaagtttCCCCATAAAACCCAAGAGAGAACTCCCTTAAAAATAAGCCTTAAGACCTTTTTTTTATAGAGCAAGGAATGTTAGAAATTTAAACACTTGTCACCATCTCCACCAAGGATCAAATTCACTTAAAACTTTGTTAAACTAAACCCAAACCTAAAGAGACAATAACTTAAGGTTAAAGATCTCAAAAACCTCTTAAAGCACCCTTGGGAACTCttaaagaagaacaaaaaaaaaaaagttcaaaaaggGGCAAAAATAGGGTAAAAATGGGCAAATCCCAATCAATCGATCGAGAAACCTTCAACTAGTTGCCAACTAGTTGAGGACATTGAGTCACCATAAAGCCAAAATAGGCCAAAATGAGTTCCAAGACaccaaaaaaaactaaatttgcTCTAATCGCACCAAAACATTGGCAACTCCTAGGATACATCTAAAGTCATCCAAAAACTCCACTCAAAAGGTTTCCAAAAATGGTCCAAAAGTCAATGCCAAAGTTGAGTAATGGACATACCAT is a window from the Vitis riparia cultivar Riparia Gloire de Montpellier isolate 1030 chromosome 9, EGFV_Vit.rip_1.0, whole genome shotgun sequence genome containing:
- the LOC117921973 gene encoding uncharacterized protein LOC117921973, translated to MVASGSTETIDRSILWKKAREKKDGTFDEVAIPVIEKIDKLLNESQENGRSVSGSNDILVEALGTPEYSGRVRAKGKHYTPRQYFNSAADRAVRDFIAASKEEQRIFQAEVLAKLSQVGAVTPQSDVSSSNMKQKQLLLPEAVDKPIRKVEDVTPPESIEPQKKVRKCELAIGTKENIVAGGTIILECGPNYLVVVDAPYDSSAPLPIPIPRQTTTVGAAIGYQVLWPTDLVIIRTPILASKKAKKQKVNEVEVKSKGEKPQDMKNFERLVGLMLSTSRTHPINFPDDVFGESFKTFMMKEDMEMIISSKEVSSNCILYYIWHLHRKLIDAK